A single window of Bradyrhizobium daqingense DNA harbors:
- a CDS encoding pyruvate dehydrogenase complex dihydrolipoamide acetyltransferase has translation MPINILMPALSPTMEKGNLAKWLKKEGDKVKSGDVIAEIETDKATMEVEAIDEGTLAKILVPEGTQDVPVNDVIAVLAGEGEDVKAAGSAKPTASAAPPKAEKPAEAPAAASAPAATAPKEATKAAPPPAASPAPQAAAPAAQGNGHGGRVFSSPLARRLAKEAGIDVGMVTGTGPHGRVVARDVEQAKSGKGLKAPAAAPSGAPAIAPTMSDKQILSLFEPGSYDIVPHDGMRRTIAQRLTASIQNVPHFYLTIDCDIGKLLAAREEINAAAPKDKEKKPLYKISVNDFVIKAMAVALQKIPNCNVSWTESGMVKHHHSDVGVAVAMPGGLITPIIRKAETKTLSTISNEMKDFAARARSRKLKPEEYQGGTTAVSNLGMYGISHFTAVINPPHATILAVGTSEERPVVRGGKIEVANMMSVTLSCDHRAIDGALGAELIGAFKQLIENPVMMMV, from the coding sequence ATGCCCATCAACATCCTGATGCCCGCTCTCTCGCCGACGATGGAGAAGGGCAACCTCGCCAAGTGGCTGAAGAAGGAAGGCGACAAGGTCAAATCCGGCGACGTCATCGCCGAGATCGAGACCGACAAGGCGACCATGGAGGTCGAGGCGATCGACGAGGGCACGCTCGCCAAGATCCTGGTGCCCGAGGGTACGCAGGACGTCCCGGTCAACGACGTCATCGCCGTGCTCGCCGGCGAGGGCGAGGACGTGAAGGCGGCAGGTAGCGCGAAGCCCACTGCCTCGGCTGCCCCGCCGAAAGCCGAGAAGCCTGCTGAGGCTCCCGCCGCTGCGTCGGCGCCCGCAGCGACCGCGCCCAAGGAAGCAACCAAGGCAGCACCGCCGCCGGCCGCGTCACCCGCGCCGCAGGCCGCCGCACCGGCCGCGCAGGGCAACGGCCATGGCGGCCGCGTGTTCTCATCGCCGTTGGCCCGCCGTCTTGCCAAGGAAGCCGGCATCGATGTCGGCATGGTCACCGGCACCGGCCCGCACGGCCGCGTGGTCGCGCGCGACGTCGAGCAGGCCAAGTCCGGCAAGGGCCTCAAGGCACCGGCCGCTGCGCCCTCAGGCGCGCCTGCGATCGCGCCGACCATGTCGGACAAGCAGATCCTGTCGCTGTTCGAGCCTGGCTCCTACGACATCGTCCCGCACGACGGCATGCGCCGCACCATTGCGCAGCGCCTGACCGCGTCGATCCAGAACGTCCCACACTTCTACCTCACCATCGACTGCGACATCGGCAAGCTGCTCGCCGCGCGCGAGGAGATCAACGCTGCCGCGCCGAAGGACAAGGAGAAGAAGCCGCTCTACAAGATCTCGGTCAACGACTTCGTCATCAAGGCGATGGCGGTGGCGCTGCAGAAGATCCCGAACTGTAACGTCAGCTGGACCGAAAGCGGCATGGTCAAGCATCACCATTCCGACGTCGGCGTCGCCGTCGCGATGCCCGGCGGCCTGATCACGCCGATCATCCGCAAGGCTGAGACCAAGACGCTGTCGACCATCTCGAATGAGATGAAGGATTTCGCCGCGCGTGCTCGTTCCCGCAAGTTGAAGCCCGAGGAATACCAGGGCGGCACCACCGCGGTCTCCAACCTCGGCATGTACGGCATCAGCCACTTCACCGCCGTGATCAACCCGCCTCATGCGACCATTCTGGCAGTCGGCACCAGCGAGGAACGTCCCGTCGTGCGTGGCGGCAAGATCGAGGTCGCCAACATGATGAGCGTGACGCTGTCCTGCGATCACCGTGCCATCGACGGCGCGCTCGGCGCCGAGCTGATCGGCGCGTTCAAGCAGCTGATCGAAAATCCGGTCATGATGATGGTGTGA
- a CDS encoding pyruvate dehydrogenase complex E1 component subunit beta, with product MPIQVLMPALSPTMEKGNLAKWLKKEGEPIKSGDVIAEIETDKATMEVEATDEGTLGKILIPEGTADVAVNTPIATILADGESAADLAKATAPAKQEKAAESAPPAAAKAEAPAPKAAPAPQVVAEPDPEVPEGTEMVTQTIREALRDAMAEEMRRDADVFVMGEEVAEYQGAYKVTQGLLQEFGAKRVIDTPITEHGFAGVGVGAAMTGLKPIVEFMTFNFAMQAIDQIINSAAKTLYMSGGQMGCSIVFRGPNGAAARVAAQHSQDYSAWYSHIPGLKVVAPYSAADAKGLLKAAIRDPNPVIFLENEVLYGHTGEVPKLDDFIIPIGKARIVRSGSHVTIISWSNGMTYALKAADELAKDGIEAEVIDLRTLRPLDTETIINSVKKTGRAVTVEEGWAQSGVGAEIAARIMENAFDYLDAPVARVSGKDVPMPYAANLEKLALPSAAEVVEAAKAVCYR from the coding sequence ATGCCAATTCAAGTGCTGATGCCCGCGTTGTCGCCCACGATGGAGAAGGGCAACCTCGCCAAATGGCTGAAGAAAGAGGGCGAGCCGATCAAGTCGGGCGACGTCATCGCCGAGATCGAGACCGACAAGGCGACCATGGAGGTCGAGGCGACCGATGAGGGCACGCTCGGCAAGATCCTGATCCCCGAGGGCACCGCCGACGTTGCGGTGAACACGCCGATCGCGACCATTCTCGCCGATGGTGAGAGCGCCGCCGATCTCGCCAAGGCCACCGCGCCGGCCAAGCAGGAGAAGGCTGCCGAATCGGCGCCGCCCGCCGCAGCAAAGGCCGAAGCCCCCGCGCCGAAGGCTGCGCCCGCTCCGCAGGTCGTTGCCGAGCCGGATCCGGAAGTGCCTGAAGGCACCGAGATGGTGACGCAGACCATCCGCGAAGCCTTGCGCGATGCCATGGCCGAAGAGATGCGTCGCGACGCCGACGTCTTCGTCATGGGTGAAGAGGTCGCCGAATATCAGGGCGCCTACAAGGTCACGCAAGGGTTGCTCCAGGAGTTCGGCGCCAAGCGCGTGATCGACACCCCGATCACCGAGCACGGATTTGCCGGCGTCGGCGTCGGCGCTGCGATGACGGGCCTCAAGCCGATCGTCGAGTTCATGACCTTCAACTTCGCCATGCAGGCGATCGACCAGATCATCAACTCGGCGGCCAAGACGCTCTATATGTCCGGCGGCCAGATGGGCTGCTCGATCGTATTCCGCGGGCCGAACGGAGCGGCTGCGCGCGTCGCCGCCCAGCATAGCCAGGACTATTCGGCCTGGTACTCGCACATCCCCGGCCTCAAGGTGGTTGCGCCGTATTCGGCCGCCGACGCCAAGGGCCTGCTCAAGGCCGCGATCCGCGATCCCAACCCGGTGATCTTCCTCGAGAACGAGGTGCTCTATGGTCACACCGGCGAAGTGCCGAAGCTCGACGACTTCATCATCCCGATCGGCAAGGCGCGCATCGTGCGCTCCGGCAGCCACGTCACGATCATCTCCTGGTCGAACGGCATGACCTACGCGCTGAAGGCCGCCGACGAGCTCGCCAAGGACGGTATCGAGGCCGAGGTGATCGACCTGCGCACGCTGCGTCCGCTCGACACCGAGACCATCATCAACTCGGTCAAGAAGACCGGTCGCGCCGTCACGGTGGAAGAGGGCTGGGCCCAGAGCGGCGTCGGTGCCGAAATCGCCGCGCGCATCATGGAGAACGCCTTCGATTATCTCGACGCGCCGGTTGCGCGCGTCTCCGGCAAGGACGTGCCGATGCCCTATGCCGCCAACCTGGAGAAGCTCGCGCTGCCTTCGGCGGCGGAAGTCGTCGAGGCCGCCAAAGCCGTCTGCTACAGGTAG
- a CDS encoding response regulator transcription factor, which produces MSVASVISVLDDDPYVRAALHNLLESRGYIVHTFASADEFLRSTVSSDTSCVIADVQMPLVTGIDLLTQMRAQGSATPFIFITAFPDESVRVRALKAGAICFLGKPFAASDLMPCLERALAASNETSE; this is translated from the coding sequence TTGTCAGTGGCTTCGGTCATTTCGGTGCTCGACGATGACCCTTACGTGCGGGCGGCGCTCCACAACCTGTTGGAATCGCGCGGGTACATCGTCCACACGTTCGCCTCCGCCGACGAGTTTCTGCGATCGACCGTTTCGAGCGACACCTCATGCGTCATCGCGGACGTGCAGATGCCATTGGTCACCGGCATCGACCTGCTGACGCAGATGCGCGCGCAGGGTTCGGCTACGCCGTTCATCTTCATCACGGCTTTCCCGGATGAGAGCGTGCGTGTGCGCGCGCTCAAGGCCGGTGCAATCTGTTTCCTCGGCAAGCCGTTCGCCGCTTCCGATCTGATGCCGTGCCTGGAGCGAGCGCTGGCAGCAAGTAACGAAACCTCGGAGTGA
- a CDS encoding response regulator transcription factor — protein sequence MTERAGPSRAQDDGDEPIVFIVDDDASMRRALTNLFESVGLKVEAFGSAPQLLQAKPPEVPSCLVLDIRLPGASGLDLQSDLAKANIHTPIIFITGHGDIPMTVRAMKSGAIDFLTKPVRDQDILDAVQAAIERDRKRRHLNRTISTVRSRFESLSSRERDVLSLVTAGLMNKQVAVQLGLAEITVKIYRGQIMRKMGAKSLADLVRMSEALGIRPGKPDIQT from the coding sequence GTGACCGAACGCGCAGGACCTTCGCGGGCGCAAGATGACGGCGATGAACCAATCGTCTTCATCGTCGATGACGACGCCTCTATGCGACGTGCGCTCACCAATCTGTTCGAGTCGGTCGGCCTCAAAGTCGAAGCATTCGGCTCGGCACCGCAACTCCTCCAGGCCAAGCCGCCGGAAGTCCCCAGTTGCCTTGTGCTCGACATCCGGCTGCCCGGAGCGAGTGGCCTCGACCTTCAGAGCGATCTTGCCAAGGCCAATATCCACACGCCCATCATCTTCATTACCGGTCATGGTGACATTCCCATGACCGTTCGGGCCATGAAGAGCGGCGCGATCGACTTCCTGACCAAGCCGGTTCGTGACCAGGACATCCTGGACGCGGTCCAGGCCGCGATCGAGAGGGACCGCAAGCGCCGCCACCTCAACAGGACAATCTCGACCGTCCGATCACGGTTCGAGTCACTGTCCTCGCGGGAGAGAGACGTATTGTCACTGGTGACGGCCGGTCTAATGAACAAGCAAGTGGCCGTCCAGCTCGGATTGGCGGAAATCACCGTCAAAATCTATCGCGGCCAGATCATGCGAAAAATGGGTGCGAAGTCGCTGGCCGACCTGGTGAGAATGAGCGAGGCGCTCGGGATTCGGCCCGGCAAGCCCGACATACAAACCTAA
- a CDS encoding DUF5076 domain-containing protein, with amino-acid sequence MAGPKEQPLPPDVMTRDDAVEILRVFVLDGGLSMAFQRAFEEPDMWGLLLVDLARHAARAYARESEYTEEDALNRILDMFQAEIERPTDTGTTTPRGKGH; translated from the coding sequence ATGGCGGGCCCCAAGGAACAGCCACTGCCGCCCGACGTCATGACTCGCGACGACGCGGTCGAGATCCTGCGCGTGTTCGTGCTGGACGGTGGGCTGTCGATGGCGTTCCAGCGCGCCTTCGAGGAGCCCGACATGTGGGGCCTGCTGCTTGTCGATCTCGCCCGCCATGCCGCACGCGCCTATGCCCGCGAGAGCGAATATACCGAGGAGGACGCCTTGAACCGCATCCTCGACATGTTCCAGGCCGAGATCGAGCGTCCGACCGACACCGGCACCACGACGCCGCGCGGCAAGGGACACTGA
- a CDS encoding PAS domain S-box protein yields MKPGRAATFGKSAVQFLADCVRQTVNTKQRVEPGDASLLESVKQWQQVFEHNPVMYFMVDPVGTVINVNTFGAAQLGYTATELIGRSVLDVFFEEDRDFVRACVTLCLETVDQSHTWEIRKVRKDGSVLWVRENAKTMLRADGGPIVLVACENITERKEAENALRQSEAYLAQAQELSHTGSFGWRSATGEITWSKETYRIFQCDEGTKPRIPFMLQRIHPDDRLAVQQTTARAAREGKDYDHEYRLVMPDGSIKYVRAVARATRDFSGRVEFVGSVTDVTATKEAERRLRESEQRFRDYAETASDWFWETGPDHRVTHISEHSDTITAPAGLLGLTRWDIAPDANLEPEKWRQHREALDAHVPFRDLVYRSKDRNGQAIYVRTSGKPFFDAEGAFLGYRGVCTDVTAAIRADQAEEALRKAQAELAHVTRVTTLGELTASIAHEINQPLAAVIANADACLSWLQRNPPDLNAARRSVDWIIEDGKRASDVIRHVRALAKRTDIEMVPLDASAVVREAVALVQREMASHAVSVRMELSSALPEIFGDRIQLQQVLINLIMNGIEAMEGVDDRPRELAIRSVADGDGVVLVSVADSGVGICEQAIDRLFTPFFTTKSSGMGMGLSICRSIVEAHGGRLSAAPNRGHGATFQITLPVHREEAS; encoded by the coding sequence ATGAAGCCTGGCCGTGCAGCGACGTTCGGGAAGTCAGCCGTGCAGTTCCTCGCCGACTGCGTCAGGCAGACTGTTAATACGAAACAGCGCGTCGAGCCTGGTGACGCCAGTTTGCTCGAGTCGGTCAAGCAGTGGCAGCAAGTCTTCGAGCACAACCCCGTCATGTACTTCATGGTTGATCCGGTCGGAACCGTGATCAACGTGAATACGTTCGGGGCCGCGCAACTCGGCTATACGGCCACTGAGTTGATCGGCCGATCAGTGCTGGATGTCTTCTTCGAGGAAGACCGCGACTTCGTCCGCGCATGTGTCACGCTGTGCCTCGAGACCGTCGATCAGTCCCACACCTGGGAAATCCGGAAGGTTCGCAAGGACGGCTCGGTACTATGGGTGCGCGAGAACGCCAAGACCATGCTGCGGGCCGATGGCGGGCCGATCGTGCTGGTCGCCTGCGAGAACATCACCGAGCGTAAGGAAGCCGAGAATGCGCTGCGACAGAGCGAGGCTTATCTCGCGCAGGCGCAGGAATTGAGCCACACCGGCAGTTTCGGCTGGAGGTCGGCAACCGGAGAGATCACCTGGTCCAAGGAGACATATCGCATATTCCAATGCGACGAGGGGACCAAGCCTAGAATCCCCTTCATGCTCCAGCGTATTCATCCGGACGATCGGCTCGCGGTGCAACAGACCACGGCTCGGGCTGCGCGAGAGGGCAAGGATTACGATCACGAATACCGGCTCGTGATGCCCGACGGCTCCATCAAATACGTCCGGGCCGTGGCCCGGGCGACGCGGGACTTCAGCGGTCGTGTGGAGTTCGTCGGATCGGTAACCGACGTCACGGCGACCAAAGAGGCGGAGCGAAGGCTTCGTGAAAGCGAGCAGCGCTTTCGCGACTACGCCGAAACGGCGTCTGACTGGTTTTGGGAGACAGGGCCAGACCATCGCGTGACCCATATCTCGGAACACTCCGATACCATCACGGCCCCCGCCGGCCTGCTCGGGCTCACGCGTTGGGACATTGCGCCCGATGCGAATCTCGAACCGGAAAAATGGCGACAACATCGGGAGGCGCTCGATGCCCACGTCCCGTTCCGCGACCTGGTGTATCGCAGCAAAGACCGCAACGGTCAGGCGATCTATGTCCGGACCAGCGGCAAGCCGTTCTTCGACGCGGAAGGCGCTTTTCTGGGTTATCGTGGCGTCTGCACCGACGTGACTGCGGCCATCCGGGCAGATCAGGCCGAAGAGGCGCTGCGCAAGGCCCAGGCCGAGCTTGCCCATGTGACGCGCGTCACGACACTGGGCGAGCTGACAGCTTCAATCGCGCACGAGATCAACCAGCCGCTCGCCGCCGTGATAGCAAATGCCGACGCCTGTCTCTCCTGGCTGCAGCGCAACCCGCCAGATCTCAACGCGGCCCGCCGCTCCGTGGACTGGATCATCGAAGACGGCAAGCGTGCCAGCGACGTGATCCGCCACGTCCGGGCGCTCGCCAAGCGGACCGACATCGAGATGGTGCCGCTCGACGCAAGCGCAGTCGTGCGGGAGGCCGTGGCGCTCGTTCAGCGCGAAATGGCCAGTCATGCCGTGTCGGTGCGAATGGAGCTATCATCTGCATTGCCCGAGATCTTTGGCGATCGAATCCAATTGCAACAGGTCCTGATCAACCTGATCATGAACGGGATCGAGGCCATGGAAGGCGTCGACGATCGCCCACGTGAGCTGGCAATCCGCTCAGTGGCGGACGGCGATGGCGTGGTGCTGGTGAGCGTCGCCGACTCCGGCGTCGGCATCTGCGAACAGGCGATTGACCGCCTGTTCACGCCGTTCTTCACCACGAAGTCCTCCGGCATGGGCATGGGGCTGTCGATCTGTCGCTCCATCGTCGAGGCCCATGGCGGACGACTTTCTGCCGCTCCGAACCGAGGGCACGGCGCAACTTTCCAGATCACCCTGCCCGTCCATCGAGAGGAGGCATCGTGA
- a CDS encoding tripartite tricarboxylate transporter substrate binding protein BugD, translated as MKKAVWAALIGILAVTGAARAQDFPTRPITIIVPFSAGGPSDAMARVLAERMRVTLGQAVVIENVTGAGGSIGVGRAVQSPPDGYTISFGHLGTHVANGAVYKLSYDLVADLEPVVLLPSNPMIVVSKNAVPANSLKELLEWLKSRPSPPTAGTAGAGSGSHIAGVYFENVSGIKLQYVPYRGTAPALNDLIAGQIDLIVDQTSNSINQVRAGTIRAYAITDDKRLPSAPEIPTAEEAGLKGFNMTLWSGMWVPKGTPKEIVAKLNAAAVEALNDPAVRKQLESQGLEMTPKDQLTPEALGARQKAEIAKWWPMIKAANIKVD; from the coding sequence ATGAAGAAGGCCGTCTGGGCTGCGCTGATTGGTATTCTCGCTGTAACCGGCGCTGCGCGCGCCCAGGATTTTCCGACGCGTCCCATCACGATCATCGTGCCGTTCTCGGCCGGCGGGCCGTCCGATGCTATGGCGCGGGTGCTTGCCGAGCGGATGCGGGTGACGCTGGGGCAGGCTGTGGTGATCGAGAACGTCACCGGCGCGGGCGGCTCGATCGGCGTCGGCCGCGCGGTGCAATCGCCGCCGGACGGCTATACCATCTCCTTCGGCCATCTCGGCACGCACGTCGCCAATGGCGCGGTCTACAAGCTCAGCTACGATCTCGTCGCCGACCTCGAGCCGGTGGTGCTGCTGCCGAGCAACCCGATGATCGTAGTGAGCAAGAATGCGGTGCCCGCAAATTCGCTGAAGGAGCTGCTCGAGTGGCTGAAGTCGCGGCCGTCGCCCCCGACCGCCGGCACGGCCGGCGCGGGCTCCGGCAGCCACATCGCCGGCGTTTATTTCGAGAATGTCTCCGGCATCAAGCTGCAATATGTGCCGTATCGCGGCACCGCGCCCGCCCTGAACGACCTCATCGCCGGCCAGATCGACCTCATCGTCGACCAGACCTCCAACTCCATCAACCAGGTCCGCGCCGGCACCATTCGCGCCTACGCCATCACCGACGACAAGCGCCTGCCGTCGGCACCGGAGATTCCGACCGCGGAGGAGGCGGGCCTGAAGGGCTTCAACATGACGCTGTGGTCGGGCATGTGGGTGCCGAAGGGCACGCCGAAGGAGATCGTGGCCAAGCTGAATGCGGCGGCCGTTGAAGCGCTAAACGATCCCGCGGTCAGGAAGCAGCTCGAAAGCCAGGGCCTGGAGATGACGCCCAAGGACCAGCTCACGCCCGAAGCGCTCGGCGCGCGCCAGAAGGCCGAGATCGCAAAATGGTGGCCGATGATCAAGGCGGCCAATATCAAGGTGGATTGA
- a CDS encoding threonine synthase, which produces MHDNDNLTIERPTFVTHLECAMEGDHYAADQVHNLSKAGKPLLVRYDLAGVKKALTKDALAQRPGDMWRYRELLPVRKCRDIVSLGEVTTPLIRLPKLGNKLGGGEIIVKDEGRLPTGSFKARGLVMAVSMGKALGIKHMAMPTNGNAGAALAAYATSCGIKTTIFCPADTPEVNVSEIELQGATVYRVNGYIDDCGKIVGEGKAKVGWFDTSTLKEPYRIEGKKTMGLELAEQLGWDVPDVIFYPTGGGTGLIGMWKAFDELEKIGFIGSKRPRMVAVQASGCAPMVRAYDAGTEHATRWEDAHTIASGIRVPQAIGDFLILRAVRESKGFAIAVDDDKISAALNEVAREEGLLLCPEGAATYAAYKDSLADGRVSKSDRVMLFNCATGLKYPLPPVTRTLDRHKPIDYAQF; this is translated from the coding sequence ATGCACGACAACGACAACCTCACCATCGAACGCCCGACTTTCGTCACCCATCTCGAATGCGCGATGGAGGGCGATCACTACGCCGCCGACCAAGTCCACAACCTGTCCAAGGCCGGCAAGCCGCTTCTCGTCCGCTACGACCTCGCCGGCGTGAAGAAGGCGCTGACCAAGGATGCGCTCGCGCAGCGGCCCGGCGACATGTGGCGCTACCGCGAGCTGCTGCCGGTGCGCAAATGCAGGGACATCGTCTCGCTCGGCGAAGTGACCACCCCGCTGATCCGGCTGCCCAAGCTCGGCAACAAGCTCGGCGGCGGTGAGATCATCGTGAAGGACGAGGGACGCCTGCCGACCGGCTCGTTCAAGGCGCGCGGTCTCGTCATGGCGGTGTCGATGGGCAAGGCGCTCGGCATCAAGCACATGGCGATGCCGACCAACGGCAATGCCGGCGCGGCACTCGCGGCCTATGCGACGTCCTGCGGCATCAAGACCACGATCTTCTGCCCGGCCGATACGCCGGAGGTGAACGTCAGCGAGATCGAGCTGCAGGGCGCCACCGTCTACCGCGTCAATGGTTATATCGACGATTGCGGCAAGATCGTCGGCGAGGGCAAGGCCAAGGTCGGCTGGTTCGACACGTCGACGTTGAAGGAGCCGTACCGCATCGAGGGCAAGAAGACGATGGGACTGGAGCTCGCCGAGCAGCTCGGCTGGGACGTGCCCGACGTGATCTTCTATCCGACCGGCGGTGGCACCGGCCTGATCGGAATGTGGAAGGCGTTCGACGAGCTCGAGAAGATCGGCTTCATCGGTTCGAAGCGCCCGCGCATGGTCGCGGTGCAGGCCTCGGGCTGCGCGCCGATGGTGCGCGCCTATGACGCCGGCACCGAGCATGCGACACGCTGGGAGGACGCCCACACCATCGCATCGGGAATCCGGGTGCCGCAGGCGATCGGCGATTTCCTCATCCTGCGCGCGGTGCGCGAGAGCAAGGGCTTTGCCATTGCGGTCGACGACGACAAGATCTCGGCGGCGCTGAACGAGGTCGCGCGCGAGGAGGGGCTCTTGCTCTGCCCCGAGGGCGCCGCGACCTACGCCGCCTACAAGGACAGCCTCGCCGACGGCCGCGTCTCGAAGAGTGACCGCGTGATGCTGTTCAACTGCGCGACCGGCCTGAAATACCCGCTGCCGCCGGTCACCCGCACGCTCGATCGCCACAAGCCTATCGATTACGCCCAATTCTAG
- the lpdA gene encoding dihydrolipoyl dehydrogenase, which yields MADTSFDVIIIGSGPGGYVTAIRAAQLGFKVAIVEKSYLGGICLNWGCIPTKALLRSAEIYHYMQHAKDYGLSAEKVSFDPKAVVQRSRGVSKRLNDGVGFLMKKNKVSVIWGAASIDAPGKVTVKKSDVEGPKGALGEGSYQAKHIIVATGARPRVLPGLEPDKKLVWTYFEAMVPERMPKSLLVVGSGAIGIEFASFFHTMGSDVTVVEVLPQILPVEDAEIAGLARKRLEKQGIKIMSSTKVTKLEKKADSVVATIDDGKGKPVTTEFERVISAVGVVGNIENLGLEKLGVKTDRGIIVVDGYGKTNIPGIYAIGDVAGPPMLAHKAEHEGVICVEAIKGLHPHPMDKNMIPGCTYCHPQVASVGLTEAKAKESGREIRVGRFPFVGNGKAIALGEDQGLVKVIFDKKTGQLLGAHMVGAEVTELIQGYVVAMNLETTEEELMHTVFPHPTLSEMMKEAVLDAYGRVLNI from the coding sequence ATGGCCGATACATCCTTCGACGTCATCATCATCGGTTCCGGTCCCGGCGGCTACGTCACCGCGATCCGCGCCGCGCAGCTCGGCTTCAAGGTCGCGATCGTCGAAAAGTCCTATCTCGGCGGCATCTGCCTGAACTGGGGCTGCATCCCGACCAAGGCGCTGCTGCGCTCGGCTGAGATCTATCACTACATGCAGCACGCCAAGGACTACGGCCTGTCGGCGGAAAAGGTCTCCTTCGATCCGAAGGCCGTGGTGCAGCGCTCGCGCGGCGTCTCCAAGCGCCTCAACGACGGCGTCGGCTTCCTGATGAAGAAGAACAAGGTCAGCGTGATCTGGGGCGCCGCCTCGATCGACGCACCCGGCAAGGTCACCGTGAAGAAGTCCGACGTCGAGGGCCCAAAGGGCGCCCTTGGCGAGGGGAGCTATCAGGCTAAGCACATCATCGTCGCGACCGGCGCGCGGCCGCGCGTGCTGCCGGGCCTCGAGCCCGACAAGAAGCTGGTCTGGACCTACTTCGAGGCGATGGTACCGGAGCGGATGCCGAAGTCGCTGCTGGTGGTCGGCTCCGGCGCGATCGGCATCGAGTTCGCCTCCTTCTTCCACACCATGGGATCCGACGTCACGGTCGTCGAGGTGCTGCCGCAGATCCTGCCCGTCGAGGACGCCGAGATCGCCGGCCTTGCGCGCAAGCGGCTGGAGAAGCAGGGCATCAAGATCATGTCCTCGACCAAGGTGACGAAGCTCGAGAAGAAGGCCGACAGCGTCGTCGCCACCATCGACGACGGCAAGGGCAAGCCCGTCACGACCGAATTCGAGCGCGTCATCTCGGCGGTCGGCGTGGTCGGCAACATCGAGAATCTCGGTCTGGAAAAGCTCGGCGTGAAGACCGACCGCGGCATCATCGTGGTCGACGGCTACGGCAAGACCAACATTCCCGGCATCTACGCCATCGGCGACGTCGCCGGTCCTCCCATGCTCGCGCACAAGGCCGAGCATGAGGGCGTGATCTGCGTCGAGGCGATCAAGGGCCTCCATCCTCATCCCATGGACAAGAACATGATCCCGGGCTGCACCTATTGCCATCCGCAGGTGGCCTCGGTCGGTCTGACCGAAGCCAAGGCGAAAGAGAGCGGCCGCGAGATCCGCGTCGGCCGCTTCCCCTTCGTCGGCAACGGCAAGGCGATCGCGCTCGGCGAGGACCAGGGCCTGGTCAAGGTGATCTTCGACAAGAAGACCGGCCAGCTGCTCGGCGCCCACATGGTCGGTGCTGAAGTGACCGAGCTGATCCAGGGCTACGTCGTCGCGATGAATCTGGAGACCACGGAAGAAGAACTGATGCACACGGTGTTCCCGCATCCGACCCTGTCGGAGATGATGAAGGAAGCGGTGCTGGATGCTTATGGAAGGGTGCTGAATATCTAG
- a CDS encoding nucleoside deaminase, protein MAIESLHFDFMLEAIREAEASIAQGGLPIGAVLTRDNKIIARGHNNRVQENNPILHGEMSCLREAGAISFHDTVMYTTLSPCSMCAGALGLFKVKLVVIGESVTFEGSKDILDKFGIPWIDLADDRSITMMKNWRSNPANERLWQGDIGN, encoded by the coding sequence GTGGCGATCGAATCCCTTCATTTCGATTTCATGCTGGAGGCGATCCGCGAGGCGGAAGCTTCGATCGCGCAAGGCGGCCTGCCGATCGGCGCCGTGCTGACGCGCGACAACAAGATCATCGCCCGCGGCCACAACAACCGCGTGCAGGAGAACAATCCGATCCTTCATGGTGAGATGAGCTGCCTGCGCGAGGCCGGCGCGATCTCGTTCCACGACACGGTCATGTACACGACGTTGTCGCCATGCTCGATGTGCGCGGGCGCGCTCGGGCTGTTCAAGGTGAAGCTGGTGGTGATCGGCGAGTCCGTCACCTTCGAAGGATCCAAGGACATCCTCGACAAGTTCGGCATTCCCTGGATCGACCTTGCCGACGACCGCTCCATCACCATGATGAAGAATTGGCGTTCCAACCCCGCCAATGAGCGCCTGTGGCAGGGCGACATCGGCAACTAA